One Thiocapsa sp. genomic window, TCATGTCGCAGCCTTTGCGCTTGCAGTGATTGCTAATCTGACCTGGACGACGCCCACCGTGGCGCAGGAGGTTCGAATCAACGGAGCCGGGGCCAGTTTCCCCTTTCCGCTCTATTCCGCTTGGTTTCGGCACTACAACCGGATCACCTCCGGGGTCCGAATCAACTATCAGTCGGTCGGCAGCGGGGCCGGGGTGCGGAACCTCATCAATCGTACGGTCGATTTCTCTGCCAGCGATGCCGCGATGACCGACGCCGAGATCGCGGAGGTACAGGACGGCGTCGTCATACTGCCGATGACCGCCGGGCAGGCCGCCCTCGCGAGTGCCGACCTCTCCAGCGATGACCTGCGGATTTGGGTGACCGATCCATCCGACCCGGCGGCCTATCCCATCGCCACCTTCACCTGGATGCTGTTCTTCCGGAGCCACGGCAACGACCGGGTCGCCGAAGCCCTGCGCGACTTCGTCACCTGGGCCATGGCGGACGGACAAGGCATGGCCGAGGAGCTCGGCTACATCCCGCTGCCCGAGATTTTGGTCAAGCGCGTCCTTGCGCAGGTCCCCGACATCCAGTAGTCGGAGCCGGCGACGCCACGTCGAGGGAGTATCGTCGTCGGCCACCGGGAGCGCACCGTTCCAATGCTGTTCCAGGATCCCCCGGCAGCGTTCCACCGGATTGTATTTGCTGTGATAGGGCGGGTAGTACAACAGCTGAACGGGTTTGCCGATGTGATCGGCGAACGCGACCATGCGGTTGAGAAATGGGGTGCGCCGCCCGTTGCTTTCCGGGCCGTTGTCGGCCTTGATCTGAACCAGGGTGATGCGCTCGCGCTGCTCGGGCGATTGCCGTTCCCACCAGTCATACAGGCAGTCGACGATGAAGTCGCTGGTCTTGGCGGAACTTCCGAAGGTCAGGTGCAGCGCGCCGGTGTCCTCGTTGACCAGACCGAACGGGGTGTCTTTCTCATGACAGCCCATGCCGTGGTCGGCGGCCTTGACCTCGCCACGGCGACAGCCGCCGCGCGAGTACTCGCCGATCATCACCGTGGCCTTGCAGTCGATGCTCGGTCGCGCGACCTGTCCACCCTTGCCGCGTTGGTCTTTGGCCCGGATATTGTCGAAGATGGCATCGGTTTGCGGGACTTTTTTTGGGGTTTGGCCTTGAGCACCGGCCGCAGCCGGTAACCGTTGCGGTTCAGGATCTGGGCCATCGTGCTCGGCGACGGCAGCTCGGCCTCGGCAATGCCGCGCGCGCGCAATTGCCTCAGGGCTTCTGCCGCGGTCAAACGGGTGAACGACTGCGTCGTGCGGAAGGTCGGGTCTTGTCGCGAGTGCGCATCCGCCAGCTCCCACAGCACCGCCGCCGCCGTGGGATGTTTCTCTTCCCAGAGCTTGTCGCCGCCGAACGCCGACTGTGCGCTCAAGCAGACCACCCCGGTGCGCTGCTCATGCAGGCCCAACTCCACCGCTTGGCGGCTCCACCCGAAAACGGCTTCGGCCTGCCGCGCGCTCCCGGCGCAATACTTCACGGCCATCGCCGCTTGGAACGCCCGTCGCTCCGCTCCGAGCATTTTCGAGGCGGCGAGTTTGAGATCCTCGCGATGCCCCGCATCCGGAGCGGTTGGATTCGAATGAGAGATCATGACAATCCGCGCGTTGATTCAGAGCCAGTCGCGACTATCGCACACAATGGTATGTGTTTCCTCGTAAATCGCCTTAGGACGGCTTCAGAGCAAGAATGCTGGATTACAAGACCCTACGGCGCTTGACCGCTACGTCGCTTTCGACTGTAGCGATTGTCGACGAACTTCTGACCTGACCGAGACCAGACTATTTCAGCAGTGTAGATGCCCATAGTGTTGTGCGCTTTAACGCCCATCAACAACGGCGACCGCGAAGCTGGCGTCCGTTTGCTTGAGATTGTTAGGGCGGCCGGGGTATAATTGTACGGCATTCCCGTACATAAATTGGTGGTTACGATGGAAACAGTAAGTGTAAATAAGTTTAGGGAAAACCTGAAAACTCTAATAGAACAAAGCGTTAGCAGGCACGAGCCGCTTAGAGTCTCCCGGCGTTCCGGGCAAGACTTTGTGGTGATTAGTGCCGAAGACTGGGATCGTGAGCAGGAAACGCTGTACGTCATGCAGAACAGTAGCCTGATGCGGCAACTGGCCGAGTCGGTCAAAACTCATACTGAGCGCAAGGGATACACGCCTACCAAAGAGCAAATGGATGAGATCACTGGTATTTGAGGGTAAAACTTGGGAAGCGTATGAAACCATGCGCCAAAAGGATAAAAAACTGCACGATGCTGCTCGAAAAATAATCAAAGAGCTCATTCGCTGCGACGACCCCGCTGTCGGGATAGGTAAACCTGAGCCCCTGAAGCATAACCTGGCCGGATTTTGGTCAAGGCGCATGAGCCAGAAGGATCGGATTGTGTACAAGTTCGATGAATCATCAATCTATATCTTTGCTCTGGGTGGCCACTATGACGAGCCCTAACGTATACCTCATATAGGCACAAGCTCACATTTTTTGAATGCCTGGAATTTCAGCGTGAGTAAAGAGTCCAGCTCCTTCTTGTGCGTGGTGTGCGTTTGTTTTAGGCAGTCGGTGATTGCAGTTCGGAACTCGGCGAAATTAGGATAGTATTTCGAGTAGAGCACTTCTTTCTTGACGAACTTCCACAACCTTTCGATCAGGTTCAAATTCGGTGAATAGGTGGGAAGATAAAGCAGTTCGATATTCAGCTGCAAAGCCAGCGCTGTGACGATATTGCACTTCTGGTAGCGCGCATTGTCCATCACCAGCGTGATTGGCACGTCGAGATTCAGCATGGCAATGCGTCGCAACAGGTCGCAGACGCTTACCGCAGTGATATAGGTATCGTTCGTCACCATCACCAGTTCATGCGTGATCGCGTTCAGCGCACCGAGCACGTTGAAACGTTTTCTCCCGGCGGAAGTCTTTAAAAAAAGGCGGGAGAATGACCACAGAATGCCGAGAAAGGCACCCATTACAAAGTGAGCAGCATCGACAAAAAATAGCGCGTTTACCCTGTCTGGCTTCTTCGATGCGCGGCTCTAACTTATTGATAATAAACTGTTCTTGCTCCTCCGGATCGGCTTTCGAGGGGATGATTCCGACTCGTCTCGGAGCCATGCCGAGCGAATTGAGAAACCGCCCCACGGCGCTCGGACTGCGCTTGATTCCCGTCAGCTCCTCGATCATGGCCGCCGCCTCGTTGATGGTCGCAGGCGGATGCGCGCGGAAATGGGCTTCGAGTCGATAGCGATGCTGCTCCAACTCGCTTATCGGGGCGTAGAAGTTGAGCTCCGTCAGCTTTTTGATACCACCGGACTGAAACATCCCTAGGTACTGCCGTAAGGTGTTGCTGGAAATTCCCGCGAGCCGACAAATCTCCCGGTGCGCAAGGCGCTTGGCTCTTCAGCCACAGCACCTCCATTCGCCTGCGCACCCTTGGGTGTGGATGCTCGTAACGCAACTTCTGTATTGTCTTCAAATCCTGCTCGGAGAACTCGATTCTGATCATCGTCTAAAAAACACTACAAGGCGGCCCGTCGGTAGCGATAAGTCTAACTCGAAGTTAAAATGTTATCGAGCATTGCTGAGAGTCGACATAAGGAAAGTTGCGTTTATGCCTATAAAAGGTATAGAGCTAACCGGCGCTGCGCGGCTTTATTGCCCAGCGTCTGGTGGACCGCAGGGTTCGGCCACATTTTCACGCGCTACGGGAATGGCGCGCTACGTACTCACGAAGTACGCCGTCCATTCGCGACTGCCAACCTTCGCCGGTTGACTTGAAGTAGGCAACGACCTCGGGGCTGTAACGCACCGACACAAGCAGCTTCTGGGGCACAAACCGGGACAGACCACGGCTTCCTGCTATCACTCGGTGCATCTGTTCCCGCGGGACAACGACCTATCGGTAGGACATGCGGAACGGCCTTCGAGATGCGACCAACGGTGGTTTCGTCCTGGGCAGTGAACGCTTTCAACAGATAACGAAGATGGTCGGTCGGCGCACTTGGCACGGCACGTCCGGCCGACCGCGGAAAGACCTGGCCGACGCCGATCAGCTCGATCTGCCGATACAACCCAGAAACCGTGGTCTGTCCCTGGTATTCTATGTGGCGCTCACCTGGGTTGCCCGGACTGCGGAGACGAAAGGCAAGACCTGAGCCCAGCGCTCCTAATTTCCTCTGCAGTGGGGGAAACCGTGGTCCGTCCGCAGTTCGTCGTTGCCAGAAGTGTAGGAAGATGACAGCGGACAGACAAGCGTGTATTCGCCGCCTGCCTCGCTCTGGACCGCACCTCGATTCGGAGCGGTCTGGGCATGGAAACAGCTTAGCCCAGCGATGCTCGAAACAAGACCCGTCGCCCCCTATCTGCCAACGAGCCCTGAGCGAGCACGATGAGCGATGTCATCGGCAAGAAGCTTTTCGGCCCGCCGCCAGCGTCGGCTGGTTTCGCCTACTCGGGTGACCAAGCCGGATCGAGAATCTGATCTGGCGGCCAGAGGCATGTCTCGGGGAAATCCGAGAGTCCGGTCTCCTGCGCGGCTTGTGACGTCGCGTCGTCCCAAACGCCCGCCCACCAGTCGGGGTCGTCGAGCTTTGGAAGCAGGCTCGGGGTCTCTCGGAGTCTACGCAGGATTCCTCGCCGTTGGTTTCTGATGGTGATCTGCCAGCTGGCTCCGCGGCGACCGGGCTGTATCTGCCACTTCAGCAGGTGAGCCAAGAGCAGTGCCATGCGGTTCGTCAGCTCTCTCTGCTCACTCTTTCCCACGTCTTCGATCTCCTCGGCCAGATGGGCAATATCCAAGAGGTCGAACCGTCTTTCGCGCAGCAGTCTTGCTTGTTCGGACGCCCAAGCGACCACGTCTTCTTCGTACCTTGTTGCGTTCGTCATGGTGGCTGATCCGCTAATCGTCGTTGGTTTCCCTCGCATCGGATGACTATAGATCTGAATCCGGACACAAAAAAGCCCGCTGGGGCGGGCTTTGTCGAGCGGACTTAGTGGGCTTTGTGGTCAGGTCCTGAAATCACTTATCCGATGGCTCGACTCCGGCGCGGCCGATCCGGCATCGGCGCGCTCGAACCGGCGCACGGCGCGACTGACGGTCGAGTAGTGCACGCCGAAATGCTCTGCGATCTTCTGCATCGTATAGGCACCGCTCAGGAATGCCTGCGCCATCGCCTCGCGCGGCGTCGCGGATTGATCGCCGAACGCCGACAGCGTCTTCGCGAGCCCGCGGCGCTGGGCACGCGGAACCTCGCGAAAGCGCTGCGGATCGCTCGCCAAAGCACTGTGGCGCTCGACGAAGCCGTCGGTGCCGAGGAAGACCTGGCACCGCAGTCCATCCCACACGCTCGACCGTCCGACCCCCTCGGCGACGAAGGCCGCTTAGGCGGCTTGCGCCGGGGCACGCGCGGGCCCGAACTGCCCGAGCACCCAGTCGGTCTCCAACCAGGGCTGCGCCGGAACCCGCCCCAGCATGGCGGGATAGCTGCTCCAGACCCAATCACCCGCATCGGCCATCATGCCGGCCCGCACCGGATTGAGCACGACGTAACGCGCCAGCTCAAGCAGATAGGTATCGCGCTCGACGAGAATGCCCTTGAAGCGGCCCTGAAACAGGTGTCCAACCAGGCCATGACGACGATTGACCCGCTGGGTGAAGACGCCGTTGAGCTGCCGCATCCCCTTCGACAGATTCCCCTCCGCGGTCTCCACCACGACATGATCGTGATTGGTCATCTGGCAGTAGGCATGACAGCGCCAATTGAAGCGTGCGCAGACCTCCGCGAACACCGCCAGCCAGGCCGCCCGGTCCTCATCGTCACGGTAGATCGCCTCGCGGCGATCGCCACGCGAAGTGACGTGGTACAACCCGCCGGCGAGCTCGATTCGGAGTGGTCTAGCCATGGAAACAGCTTAGCCCAGCGATGCTGGAAAACAAGACCTGACCCTGGGATTCCCTCGTCCGCGCGGCTCCGGCTCAGTCGAACAAAATTGCTTCGAGTCTGGCCTGAACTTCATCGAGGATGGACTGAGGGACTGTCTCTTTGAAGCGTGCCTGGCGGGTGCGCCAGTCGAGTGATTTGAGCCGATGACAATGGATAGCACCCTGGGTGTCGGTTCCGGCTCCGATAAGTGTGACGACGGTTCCGTGGGTGCGTGCGGCGGCGGCGGTGCCTTGTGAGATTGGGCAGATCATGGCCAGCCCGTGCTGGTTGAAGAGCTTGCCGCTAACGACGAGGCCGAAGTGTGGGCCTTGCATTTCGCGGCCCGATGAGGGGTCGAAGTCCAGATGCACGATGTCGCCGCGATTGGGGTGATAGGCCATCAGTCGCGCTCCAGTCCGACCGAGGGCATGTCGTCCCAGCCTTCAACGCGCGGCAGTCCGTCGGGCATTTCGGCGAGCAGGTCAGCGAGTTTGTAGCGTGGACGGCTGGGGGCTTCGATGGTAAGGGTGTTGCCGCGCAGGTGTAGTGCGACTTGGGAGCCCTCGTGGAGGCGGTTTTGGTCGATGAAGGCTTTGGGGACGGTCATCACGAGTGAGCCGCCGGCTTTGCGTAGGGTTTGCTGCATGTTGGGTCTCCTGTCGGTTTCGAGTCCTACTTTAGTAGAACTTGCGGTGCTCTTCAATGATGCTGCCGTTGGCACGGTGGTCAGGTGTGACAGCGGGCGGCGTGTCGCGGGCGGCAGGTGTGACAGGCCGGCTGGGGTGTTGGGGGTGAAGCTGGAATAGGCATTGCGATCGATGAGTTGAATCTGGCGGGCGACGTTGGTCCGGTCTTTGACGGAGAGCCGATAGAGCGGTTGATCAAGACCGCTCCCGTCTCCGGGAGACGACTCCCGATTCATTCATTCGACTGCAATGGAGAAGATCCATGAAAAAGCATCAACAGGGCTTTACCTTGATTGAACTCATGATCGTGGTGGCGATAATTGGGATTTTGGCGGCGGTGGCGCTGCAGACCCGCCTG contains:
- a CDS encoding substrate-binding domain-containing protein encodes the protein MRPYHVAAFALAVIANLTWTTPTVAQEVRINGAGASFPFPLYSAWFRHYNRITSGVRINYQSVGSGAGVRNLINRTVDFSASDAAMTDAEIAEVQDGVVILPMTAGQAALASADLSSDDLRIWVTDPSDPAAYPIATFTWMLFFRSHGNDRVAEALRDFVTWAMADGQGMAEELGYIPLPEILVKRVLAQVPDIQ
- a CDS encoding type II toxin-antitoxin system Phd/YefM family antitoxin, with product METVSVNKFRENLKTLIEQSVSRHEPLRVSRRSGQDFVVISAEDWDREQETLYVMQNSSLMRQLAESVKTHTERKGYTPTKEQMDEITGI
- a CDS encoding Txe/YoeB family addiction module toxin gives rise to the protein MRSLVFEGKTWEAYETMRQKDKKLHDAARKIIKELIRCDDPAVGIGKPEPLKHNLAGFWSRRMSQKDRIVYKFDESSIYIFALGGHYDEP
- a CDS encoding BrnA antitoxin family protein, with the protein product MHRVIAGSRGLSRFVPQKLLVSVRYSPEVVAYFKSTGEGWQSRMDGVLREYVARHSRSA
- a CDS encoding DUF29 domain-containing protein, producing the protein MTNATRYEEDVVAWASEQARLLRERRFDLLDIAHLAEEIEDVGKSEQRELTNRMALLLAHLLKWQIQPGRRGASWQITIRNQRRGILRRLRETPSLLPKLDDPDWWAGVWDDATSQAAQETGLSDFPETCLWPPDQILDPAWSPE
- a CDS encoding helix-turn-helix domain-containing protein, which codes for MWDGLRCQVFLGTDGFVERHSALASDPQRFREVPRAQRRGLAKTLSAFGDQSATPREAMAQAFLSGAYTMQKIAEHFGVHYSTVSRAVRRFERADAGSAAPESSHRISDFRT
- a CDS encoding transposase — its product is MARPLRIELAGGLYHVTSRGDRREAIYRDDEDRAAWLAVFAEVCARFNWRCHAYCQMTNHDHVVVETAEGNLSKGMRQLNGVFTQRVNRRHGLVGHLFQGRFKGILVERDTYLLELARYVVLNPVRAGMMADAGDWVWSSYPAMLGRVPAQPWLETDWVLGQFGPARAPAQAA
- a CDS encoding type II toxin-antitoxin system PemK/MazF family toxin, which codes for MAYHPNRGDIVHLDFDPSSGREMQGPHFGLVVSGKLFNQHGLAMICPISQGTAAAARTHGTVVTLIGAGTDTQGAIHCHRLKSLDWRTRQARFKETVPQSILDEVQARLEAILFD
- a CDS encoding AbrB/MazE/SpoVT family DNA-binding domain-containing protein; protein product: MNRESSPGDGSGLDQPLYRLSVKDRTNVARQIQLIDRNAYSSFTPNTPAGLSHLPPATRRPLSHLTTVPTAASLKSTASSTKVGLETDRRPNMQQTLRKAGGSLVMTVPKAFIDQNRLHEGSQVALHLRGNTLTIEAPSRPRYKLADLLAEMPDGLPRVEGWDDMPSVGLERD